From the Hymenobacter yonginensis genome, one window contains:
- a CDS encoding TolB-like translocation protein, with the protein MKHVSFFRWLKSARQLAVVSGALVLAAAGATQAQTSQEAFGRVRIQYKDFDWQLLSTQNFNIYYYGGGDVSARRAAEYAEQELQRITGLVGYYPYSKTTVMLYNSVSDLRQSNIGLDQDKYQTGGETDLTRMSKVQLAFQGQQTQFKRDLSYQVTRVLLNDMMYGGSLKEVIQSTYLLQLPDWFVGGASAYASEGWSVEMDDYMRDMTRQYEGNRTAPFFLRNPQLAGQSVWNYIAERYGYASIQNILNLTRITRDVEVGISSSLNVPYKLFLKDWLAYYRQLNAQPQTAFVDLDEARALTGSNRKNIQYSEPVLSPNGQQLAYVSNDRGRYQVLVANRDGSGRHTVHRGGYKTPGQQVETRLPVLAWRGNGQVAVAEVQKGLMSLRLRPADGGASGLVARFKEALPFVGDKGSSIFEPFQQVLGLSYSPDGKSLVFTGVSNGQGDLYVLRAGSRRPEKLTNDVFDDVEPVFLPGGSAIAFSSNRWLDSAGTARGSFGGVVNNYDLFLYHLDGRAQPVELLVSTISNERLPRAVSDDEILYLGEESGIRSVYRYSLRTRQRTPVSTFRTNLKGFDYNPATTTLGFVTSDRARDFVYLYPSYPLPDNVVLYKTARQETLEDRSKPAPVKAAPAPVPAPTPASSETPVEQAASPTRNTNTPINTSDYQFDEDLPASRTGTATRRTRTAPTVAAPVAQAPLAAAPQAASGPFRYDTRFNIDNVVSSLYSDPLLGLGLIGQVNMSDLFENHRIRAGIFALTDLRTSNIFAEYTNLKHRYDWSIRYDKQAYFFDIQALGRVRFGRHEIAPTIAYPLTHNLSVRGGPRFVNISSSRFDELSGANDINRNYLGVNGELVFDNAVSTGVNMLEGTRMKIGVLKLNSFDGNNQDFGKIYVDLRHYQKIHRQIIWANRASYGQFFGQNKQQFRLGGMDNWLNYDYQDQQLLTNTYATAEPSDIFYQQFVTNLRGFNYSKRVGPRYVLFNSELRVPIVQYLSNKPIYSGFFRNLQLTAFGDAGTAYSGNNPFNENNSFNTQVVGGSGNAFTATVINFRNPMLIGYGFGMRTTLLGFYGKADLAWGQEDYVQKGPKLYLTLGYDF; encoded by the coding sequence ATGAAGCACGTATCCTTTTTTCGGTGGCTGAAGTCGGCCCGACAGCTGGCGGTGGTAAGTGGGGCGTTGGTGCTGGCCGCCGCCGGCGCCACCCAGGCCCAGACCTCGCAGGAGGCGTTTGGGCGGGTGCGGATTCAGTATAAGGATTTCGACTGGCAGCTGCTGAGCACCCAGAACTTCAACATCTACTACTATGGTGGCGGCGACGTGAGTGCGCGCCGCGCCGCCGAGTACGCCGAGCAGGAACTGCAGCGTATCACTGGGCTGGTGGGGTACTATCCGTACTCGAAAACCACCGTGATGCTCTACAACTCGGTGAGTGACCTGCGCCAGAGCAACATCGGCCTCGACCAGGACAAGTACCAGACCGGCGGCGAAACCGACCTCACGCGCATGAGCAAGGTGCAGCTGGCCTTCCAGGGCCAGCAAACCCAGTTCAAGCGCGACCTGAGCTACCAGGTGACCCGCGTGCTGCTCAACGACATGATGTACGGTGGCTCGCTGAAGGAAGTCATCCAGAGCACCTACCTGCTGCAACTGCCCGACTGGTTTGTGGGCGGCGCCTCGGCCTACGCCTCCGAGGGCTGGAGCGTGGAAATGGACGACTACATGCGCGACATGACCCGCCAGTACGAGGGCAACCGCACGGCGCCGTTCTTTCTGCGCAACCCCCAGCTGGCCGGCCAGAGCGTCTGGAACTACATTGCCGAGCGCTACGGCTACGCCAGCATCCAGAACATTCTCAACCTCACGCGCATCACCCGCGACGTGGAAGTGGGCATCAGCTCCTCGCTGAATGTGCCATACAAGCTGTTTCTGAAAGACTGGCTGGCCTACTACCGCCAGCTCAACGCCCAGCCCCAAACGGCCTTCGTGGATCTGGACGAGGCCCGTGCCCTCACCGGCAGCAACCGCAAAAACATTCAGTATTCGGAGCCGGTGCTGAGCCCCAACGGGCAGCAGCTGGCCTACGTGAGCAACGACCGGGGCCGCTACCAAGTGCTGGTGGCCAACCGCGACGGCTCGGGCCGGCACACCGTGCACCGCGGCGGCTACAAAACCCCCGGCCAGCAGGTGGAAACCCGCCTGCCGGTGCTGGCTTGGCGCGGAAACGGCCAGGTGGCCGTGGCCGAAGTGCAGAAGGGCCTGATGAGCTTGCGCCTGCGTCCGGCCGACGGCGGGGCCTCTGGGCTGGTGGCCCGCTTCAAGGAAGCGTTGCCCTTTGTCGGCGACAAGGGCTCGTCTATTTTCGAGCCTTTTCAGCAGGTGCTGGGCTTGAGCTACTCGCCTGATGGCAAGTCGCTGGTGTTTACGGGCGTTTCGAACGGGCAGGGTGACCTGTACGTGCTGCGCGCCGGTAGCCGCCGCCCCGAGAAGCTCACCAACGACGTGTTCGATGACGTGGAACCGGTATTTCTGCCCGGCGGCAGCGCAATTGCCTTCAGCTCCAACCGCTGGCTGGACTCGGCCGGCACGGCGCGGGGCAGCTTCGGCGGCGTTGTTAATAACTACGACCTGTTTCTGTATCACCTCGATGGCCGCGCCCAGCCCGTGGAGCTGCTGGTGAGCACCATTTCCAATGAGCGCCTGCCCCGGGCCGTTTCCGACGACGAAATCCTATATCTGGGCGAGGAAAGTGGTATCCGCAGCGTGTATCGGTATTCGCTGCGCACCCGGCAGCGCACGCCGGTCAGCACGTTCCGTACCAACCTCAAGGGCTTCGACTACAACCCCGCTACCACTACGCTGGGCTTCGTGACCTCCGACCGGGCCCGCGACTTCGTGTATCTGTACCCGAGCTACCCGCTGCCCGACAACGTGGTGCTCTACAAAACGGCCCGGCAGGAAACGCTGGAAGACCGCTCGAAGCCCGCCCCGGTGAAAGCCGCGCCGGCTCCGGTTCCGGCGCCAACTCCGGCTTCTTCTGAAACGCCGGTAGAGCAGGCCGCCAGCCCGACGCGCAACACCAACACGCCCATCAACACCAGCGACTATCAGTTTGATGAGGACCTGCCCGCCAGCCGCACCGGCACCGCCACCCGGCGGACGCGCACGGCCCCAACCGTAGCCGCGCCAGTGGCCCAGGCCCCGCTGGCCGCTGCCCCCCAGGCCGCCAGCGGCCCGTTCCGTTACGATACGCGCTTCAACATCGACAACGTGGTGTCGTCGCTGTACTCTGATCCGCTGCTGGGGTTGGGTCTGATTGGGCAGGTGAACATGTCGGACCTGTTTGAAAACCACCGCATCCGGGCCGGCATCTTTGCCCTCACCGACCTGCGCACCAGCAACATCTTCGCCGAGTACACCAACCTCAAGCACCGCTACGACTGGAGCATCCGCTACGACAAGCAGGCCTACTTCTTCGACATTCAGGCCTTGGGTCGGGTGCGCTTCGGACGCCACGAAATTGCGCCCACCATTGCCTACCCGCTCACCCACAACCTGAGCGTACGCGGCGGCCCGCGCTTCGTGAATATCTCCAGCAGCCGTTTCGACGAGCTGTCGGGGGCCAATGACATCAACCGCAACTACCTGGGCGTGAACGGCGAGCTGGTGTTCGATAACGCCGTTTCGACGGGCGTGAATATGCTGGAAGGCACCCGCATGAAAATCGGGGTGCTGAAGCTCAACAGCTTCGACGGCAACAACCAGGACTTCGGCAAAATCTACGTGGACCTGCGCCACTACCAGAAAATCCACCGCCAGATCATCTGGGCCAACCGGGCCAGCTACGGGCAGTTTTTCGGGCAGAACAAGCAGCAGTTCCGCCTCGGCGGCATGGACAACTGGCTGAACTACGACTACCAGGACCAGCAACTGCTCACCAACACTTATGCCACGGCCGAGCCGTCGGATATCTTCTACCAGCAGTTCGTGACCAACCTGCGGGGCTTCAACTACAGTAAGCGGGTGGGCCCGCGCTACGTACTGTTCAACTCCGAGTTACGGGTGCCCATCGTGCAGTATCTGTCCAATAAGCCCATCTACTCCGGCTTCTTCCGCAACCTGCAGCTCACGGCCTTCGGCGACGCCGGCACGGCCTACTCCGGCAACAACCCCTTCAACGAAAACAACTCGTTTAACACGCAGGTGGTGGGCGGTAGCGGCAATGCCTTCACGGCCACGGTTATCAACTTCCGTAACCCTATGCTGATTGGCTACGGGTTCGGGATGCGGACCACGCTGCTGGGCTTCTACGGCAAGGCTGACCTCGCCTGGGGCCAGGAAGACTACGTGCAGAAGGGCCCCAAACTCTACCTCACCCTCGGCTACGACTTCTAG
- a CDS encoding T9SS type A sorting domain-containing protein: MKKLYFLLVLAGLAAPARAQYSTPGTGRRYTLTQLAAASGSYVTQTAGTWTITDTIRLAPRDTLSITTNETIRVADRALVSVDGVLNIAPPDSVVFTAQNATAPWLGMQLSATSAGSVLRRTTIERSGGVRVVDASIEVSDCVFRLNVSTVGGRLTNSSALALSGNRALVQRSRFVRNARAGINSPSNRPTSPTIQSCIFWHNDTENGNYPQINLGTGDPAQPILIERCVVIGNPATNMAGGIGVSNLLGGGGITRAIIRRNVVRNNRYGIAVIGSSIASYVTGNLVENNNTNPNAQTGGSGLNFQGNQTQTGVVSRNVLTGNLWGVTLVRSGTAGGPAISFGNPTGTDSTDVGQNRLVGNGNGGQVYDFYNNGPDPVNAKNNDWGSASATVIETHIFHQPDQATLGVVTFQPFRQPLATRAATLAGVQVFPNPAQSGAAFRVPGLELVQLELLDALGRMVAQLAQRPTNGQVVLDVRAIAPGLYAYRLRQGGGVATGKLLVD, from the coding sequence ATGAAAAAACTCTACTTCCTGTTGGTGCTGGCTGGCTTGGCGGCGCCGGCACGTGCCCAATACAGCACGCCCGGCACTGGCCGGCGCTACACGCTCACGCAGTTGGCCGCGGCTTCTGGCAGCTACGTAACGCAGACGGCCGGCACCTGGACTATTACTGATACCATCCGGCTGGCTCCGCGTGATACGCTCAGCATCACCACCAACGAAACCATTAGGGTGGCCGACCGGGCGCTGGTGAGCGTGGACGGCGTGCTGAATATTGCGCCGCCCGATTCGGTAGTTTTCACGGCCCAGAACGCCACTGCGCCCTGGCTGGGCATGCAGCTGAGCGCTACTAGTGCCGGCTCGGTGCTGCGCCGCACTACCATAGAGCGCAGCGGCGGCGTGCGGGTGGTGGATGCATCCATTGAGGTGTCGGACTGCGTGTTTCGGCTGAACGTGTCGACGGTGGGTGGGCGCCTGACCAACAGTAGCGCGCTGGCGCTGTCCGGCAACCGGGCCTTGGTGCAGCGCAGCCGCTTTGTACGCAACGCCCGCGCCGGCATCAACTCGCCTTCCAACCGCCCAACTTCGCCTACCATCCAGAGCTGCATCTTCTGGCACAACGACACCGAAAACGGCAACTATCCGCAAATTAACCTCGGCACCGGCGACCCCGCCCAGCCGATTCTGATTGAGCGGTGCGTGGTGATTGGCAACCCCGCCACCAACATGGCCGGCGGTATTGGCGTGTCGAATTTGTTGGGCGGCGGCGGCATCACGCGGGCCATCATCCGGCGCAACGTGGTGCGCAACAACCGCTACGGCATTGCCGTCATCGGGTCGAGCATTGCCAGCTACGTGACGGGCAACTTGGTGGAAAACAACAACACCAACCCCAACGCCCAGACCGGCGGCAGCGGCCTCAACTTCCAGGGCAACCAAACCCAGACCGGCGTGGTGAGCCGCAACGTGCTAACCGGCAACCTCTGGGGCGTGACGCTGGTGCGCTCGGGCACGGCGGGCGGCCCGGCCATCAGCTTCGGCAACCCCACCGGCACCGACAGTACCGACGTCGGGCAGAACCGCCTAGTGGGCAACGGCAACGGCGGCCAGGTGTACGACTTCTACAACAACGGCCCCGACCCCGTCAACGCCAAAAACAACGACTGGGGCTCGGCCTCGGCCACGGTTATTGAAACTCACATCTTTCACCAGCCCGACCAGGCCACGCTGGGTGTCGTCACGTTCCAGCCGTTTCGGCAGCCGCTGGCTACCAGGGCCGCCACGCTGGCCGGCGTGCAGGTTTTCCCGAATCCGGCGCAGTCGGGGGCGGCTTTCCGCGTGCCCGGCCTTGAGCTGGTGCAGTTGGAGTTGCTCGATGCCCTGGGCCGTATGGTAGCCCAACTAGCCCAGCGCCCAACCAACGGCCAGGTAGTGCTGGACGTGCGTGCCATAGCGCCGGGGCTGTACGCGTACCGGCTGCGGCAGGGTGGGGGCGTGGCTACCGGCAAGCTGCTGGTAGACTAA
- a CDS encoding heme exporter protein CcmB: MIKDFRLEWRQRAALNGMLLYVGSTVFVCYLSFSVRGGIPPAPAWNALFWIILLFSAVNAVAKGFLQESRGRMLYYYTLVRPQAVILAKIAYNALLLLGLALAGLGLYLLILGNPVQNVPLFVANVALGALGFASTLTLVSGIAAKASNSNTLMAVLGFPLMIPMLLLLIKVSKNALDGLEFEASQSSLLTLLALNMIVVAVSYVLFPFLWRS; this comes from the coding sequence ATGATCAAAGACTTCCGCTTGGAGTGGCGGCAGCGCGCGGCCCTCAACGGCATGCTGCTCTACGTGGGCAGCACCGTCTTCGTCTGTTACCTGAGCTTTTCGGTACGGGGCGGCATTCCGCCCGCGCCGGCCTGGAATGCCCTGTTCTGGATCATCCTGCTGTTTTCGGCCGTGAATGCCGTGGCGAAGGGCTTCCTGCAGGAAAGCCGGGGCCGCATGCTCTACTATTACACCCTGGTACGCCCGCAGGCCGTGATTCTGGCCAAAATAGCCTACAACGCCCTGCTGCTGCTGGGTTTGGCGCTGGCCGGCCTCGGCCTCTACCTGCTGATTCTGGGCAACCCTGTGCAGAACGTGCCGCTGTTTGTGGCCAATGTGGCGCTGGGCGCGCTGGGCTTTGCCTCCACGCTCACGCTGGTGTCGGGCATTGCGGCCAAGGCCTCCAACAGCAACACGCTGATGGCCGTGCTGGGCTTCCCGCTCATGATTCCGATGCTGCTGCTGCTGATTAAGGTGTCCAAGAACGCGCTGGATGGTTTGGAGTTCGAGGCCAGCCAAAGCTCCCTGCTTACACTGCTGGCCCTGAACATGATAGTGGTGGCCGTGTCGTACGTGCTGTTTCCGTTTCTGTGGCGCTCCTGA
- a CDS encoding cytochrome c biogenesis protein, translated as MKNNWWKGLTVLLLLYTAVAGLLVPVPRLAILNETIRNLYFHVPMWFGMTFILIASVYYSIRYLRTPTPELDIRSHESARIGILMGIVGLATGSIWARYTWGTWWTNDPKLNGAAIAMLIYGAYLVLRSSFTDEQQRARISAIYNIFAFATAMPLFYILPRLTDSLHPGAGGNPAFAKYDLDNAMRAVFYPAVIGWTLLAFWLAQVASRISLLKLKVYEKQLA; from the coding sequence ATGAAAAACAACTGGTGGAAAGGTCTGACGGTGCTGCTGCTGCTCTACACGGCGGTGGCGGGGCTGTTGGTGCCGGTGCCGCGGCTGGCCATTCTCAACGAAACCATCCGCAACCTCTACTTCCATGTGCCCATGTGGTTCGGGATGACATTCATCCTGATAGCCTCTGTGTACTACTCTATCCGCTACCTGCGCACGCCCACGCCGGAGCTGGATATTCGCTCGCACGAGTCGGCCCGCATCGGGATTCTGATGGGGATTGTGGGGCTGGCCACGGGAAGCATCTGGGCGCGCTACACCTGGGGCACCTGGTGGACCAACGACCCCAAGCTGAATGGCGCCGCCATTGCCATGCTCATCTACGGCGCTTATCTGGTGTTGCGCTCCTCGTTTACGGACGAGCAGCAGCGGGCCCGCATTTCGGCCATCTACAACATCTTCGCCTTTGCCACGGCCATGCCGCTGTTCTACATTCTGCCGCGCCTCACCGATTCTTTGCACCCCGGCGCGGGCGGCAACCCGGCCTTCGCCAAATACGACCTCGACAACGCCATGCGCGCCGTGTTCTACCCGGCCGTCATTGGCTGGACGCTGCTGGCCTTCTGGTTGGCGCAAGTGGCCAGCCGCATTTCCCTGCTTAAACTCAAGGTATATGAAAAACAGCTTGCGTAG
- a CDS encoding CcmD family protein: protein MKNSLRSLRTGFLLLLALLLPVLHAAAQTADSPEMADAFRADGKIYVVVAVITVVLAGLLALLVSLDRKVSRLERELKD, encoded by the coding sequence ATGAAAAACAGCTTGCGTAGCCTCCGTACGGGCTTTCTGCTGCTCCTGGCGCTGCTGCTGCCGGTGCTGCACGCCGCCGCCCAAACCGCCGACTCGCCCGAAATGGCCGATGCATTCCGCGCCGACGGTAAAATCTACGTGGTGGTAGCCGTCATAACGGTGGTGCTGGCGGGGCTGCTAGCCCTGCTGGTGTCCCTGGACCGCAAGGTGAGCCGCCTGGAGCGCGAGCTGAAAGACTAG
- a CDS encoding cytochrome c maturation protein CcmE domain-containing protein has translation MKKAHILVIAVIAVAIGIIMSAAGDASVYVSFKEARERASEGNLTKVHVVGRLPRDGQKNILGLEYNPVLDPNYFAFTLVDTNRIAQRVIYFNPKPQDFDKSEQVVITGAMRKDIFVADKILLKCPSKYVEKDIKGATAAVN, from the coding sequence ATGAAAAAAGCACACATCCTTGTCATTGCCGTCATTGCCGTGGCTATTGGCATCATCATGAGCGCCGCCGGCGACGCCAGCGTGTACGTTTCCTTCAAGGAAGCCCGCGAGCGGGCCTCGGAAGGCAACCTGACCAAAGTTCACGTGGTGGGCCGCCTCCCGCGCGACGGCCAGAAAAACATCCTGGGCCTGGAGTACAACCCCGTCCTCGACCCCAACTATTTCGCCTTCACGCTGGTTGATACCAACCGGATTGCCCAGCGCGTCATCTACTTCAACCCTAAGCCTCAGGACTTCGACAAGTCGGAGCAGGTGGTGATTACGGGCGCCATGCGCAAGGACATCTTCGTGGCCGACAAGATTCTGCTGAAGTGCCCTTCCAAGTACGTGGAGAAGGACATCAAGGGCGCCACGGCGGCCGTGAACTAG